One Cellulosimicrobium protaetiae genomic region harbors:
- a CDS encoding helicase-related protein → MAATTESRTAEFTAAPGSTVVIRDEEWLVTQIEPTTDGHFVHVVGLSELVRDTEAVFSTALDDVAVADPAETTVVADGSPRYRTSRLWLEAMLRKTPVPIADPALTTAHRALADPLPYQFAAVRKALDPDNLRPRILLADAVGLGKTLEIGMILSELARRGRGERILVVTPKHVLEQMQFELWTRFALPFVRLDSTGIQRIRQRLPANRNPFAFFKRVIISIDTLKSDKYVAHLRKHRWDAVVIDESHNVTNSSTQNFRLATMLSRQTDALVLASATPHNGDPRSFAALVRMLEPSAVKPDGVELDEKQVERLIVRRHRHSPEVASVVGADWAERREPQNVLVPASPVEEEIAVELERTWLWPAGGASPYSGKGGATLFPWTLAKAFLSSPAALEESVRKRLRVLEGGRQESDDEDSLVAPDTTDGSPVPDGAAHLPGLASPGPGAASGTGTRGAERAALTRLHGLARRSLTEPSAKYDALLDHLRGIGVRKGAEMRAVVFAERVATLGWLRKKLGQDLGLTEENVVVLHGGLSDVDQQAIVESFKLASSPIRVLVTGDVASEGVNLHSHCHHLVHYDIPWSLIRIEQRNGRIDRYGQKHAPQITSLLLDPQTTTRFGGDLRVLTRLVEREHHAHRALGDTASLMGEYSVKAEEKAIADVLRQAKSLEHVVKEVEEVVADDGPAGLLARLMGMGAAAPAEPETSAPTVETGGSTGVYDDELSFLEDALTQICTTPGQEPPNGVAWKTYPQQSLASLKPPRDLQQRLEVLPQSYLADRNVTETLRLATATARGTQELVNAKSAESRSTWPEAHFLGPLHPVVDWASDRVLSTLQRRQVFAVRGGVEDLTVLVQAALYNVRGQVVATSYQTVAFPNPDSPSFGLASQHASSADAVAYLRVGTTNTGAIPGAEALQPFVRQAVASAEASVGDQIESIRAETQDRVEAWLRRSQHWRMEASALIGREAAAARSGIASRQSDVDEETRLAREMVPHRTLLRPLLVVVPVDQPDTEENH, encoded by the coding sequence GTGGCAGCAACGACCGAGTCACGAACCGCCGAGTTCACCGCGGCCCCGGGGTCGACGGTGGTGATCCGGGACGAGGAGTGGCTGGTCACCCAGATCGAGCCGACGACGGACGGGCACTTCGTCCACGTCGTGGGGTTGTCGGAGCTGGTGCGTGACACGGAGGCGGTCTTCTCGACCGCGCTCGACGACGTCGCGGTCGCGGACCCGGCGGAGACGACGGTCGTGGCGGACGGTTCGCCCAGGTACCGCACGTCGCGCCTGTGGCTCGAGGCGATGCTGCGCAAGACGCCGGTCCCGATCGCGGACCCGGCGCTCACGACGGCGCACCGGGCGCTGGCGGACCCGCTGCCGTACCAGTTCGCGGCGGTGCGCAAGGCTCTGGACCCGGACAACCTGCGTCCCCGCATCTTGCTGGCGGACGCGGTGGGCCTGGGCAAGACGCTCGAGATCGGCATGATCTTGTCGGAGCTCGCGCGGCGGGGGCGGGGCGAGCGGATCCTCGTCGTGACGCCGAAGCACGTGCTGGAGCAGATGCAGTTCGAGCTGTGGACGCGTTTCGCCCTGCCGTTCGTCCGCCTGGACAGCACGGGTATCCAGCGCATCCGGCAGAGGCTGCCGGCGAACCGCAACCCGTTCGCGTTCTTCAAGCGGGTCATCATCTCGATCGACACGTTGAAGTCGGACAAGTACGTGGCGCACCTGCGCAAGCACCGGTGGGACGCGGTCGTGATCGACGAGTCGCACAACGTGACGAACTCTTCGACGCAGAACTTTCGCCTCGCGACGATGCTCTCCCGCCAGACGGACGCGCTCGTCCTCGCCAGCGCCACCCCGCACAACGGTGACCCCAGGTCGTTCGCGGCGCTGGTCCGGATGCTGGAGCCGTCCGCCGTCAAGCCCGACGGCGTCGAGCTGGACGAGAAGCAGGTGGAGCGGCTGATCGTCCGTCGGCACCGGCACTCGCCCGAGGTCGCGTCGGTCGTGGGGGCCGACTGGGCGGAGCGCAGGGAACCGCAGAACGTGCTCGTCCCGGCGTCGCCTGTCGAGGAGGAGATCGCGGTCGAGCTGGAGCGCACGTGGCTCTGGCCGGCCGGTGGTGCGAGCCCGTACTCCGGCAAGGGCGGTGCCACGCTCTTCCCGTGGACGCTCGCCAAGGCGTTCTTGTCCTCCCCCGCCGCGCTGGAGGAGTCGGTCCGCAAGCGGCTGCGCGTCCTGGAGGGTGGCAGGCAGGAGTCCGACGACGAGGACTCGCTCGTCGCCCCGGACACCACGGACGGTAGCCCCGTGCCCGACGGCGCGGCGCACCTTCCCGGCCTGGCCTCGCCCGGCCCGGGAGCGGCGTCGGGTACCGGCACGCGGGGCGCCGAGCGTGCCGCGCTCACGCGCCTGCACGGCCTCGCCCGCCGCTCGCTCACCGAGCCGTCGGCGAAGTACGACGCGCTGCTCGACCATCTGCGGGGCATCGGCGTCCGCAAGGGTGCGGAGATGCGCGCGGTGGTCTTCGCGGAGCGTGTCGCGACCCTGGGCTGGCTCCGGAAGAAGCTCGGGCAGGACCTCGGGCTGACGGAGGAGAACGTCGTCGTGCTGCACGGCGGTCTGTCCGACGTCGACCAGCAGGCGATCGTCGAGTCGTTCAAGCTCGCGTCGTCCCCGATCCGCGTGCTGGTGACGGGCGACGTGGCGTCCGAGGGCGTGAACCTGCACAGCCACTGCCACCACCTGGTGCACTACGACATCCCGTGGTCCCTGATCCGTATCGAGCAGCGCAACGGCCGCATCGACCGGTACGGGCAGAAGCACGCCCCGCAGATCACCAGCCTCCTGCTGGACCCACAGACGACGACGCGGTTCGGTGGTGACCTTCGTGTGCTCACGCGTCTGGTGGAGCGCGAGCACCACGCGCACCGGGCTCTGGGCGACACGGCGTCGCTCATGGGCGAGTACTCGGTGAAGGCCGAGGAGAAGGCGATCGCCGACGTGCTCCGGCAGGCGAAGTCGCTGGAGCACGTCGTGAAGGAGGTCGAGGAGGTCGTCGCCGACGACGGTCCCGCCGGCCTCCTGGCGCGTCTGATGGGCATGGGCGCCGCGGCTCCCGCCGAGCCGGAGACCTCCGCCCCGACGGTGGAGACCGGCGGCAGCACAGGCGTCTACGACGACGAGCTGTCGTTCCTGGAGGACGCGCTCACCCAGATCTGCACGACGCCGGGGCAGGAGCCGCCGAACGGCGTCGCGTGGAAGACGTACCCCCAGCAGTCCCTCGCCTCGCTCAAGCCGCCGCGCGACCTGCAGCAGCGGCTGGAGGTGCTGCCCCAGTCGTACCTCGCGGACCGGAACGTGACCGAGACGCTGCGGCTCGCGACGGCGACCGCGCGCGGCACCCAGGAGCTGGTGAACGCGAAGAGCGCGGAGTCGCGCTCCACCTGGCCGGAGGCGCACTTCCTCGGGCCGCTGCACCCGGTGGTCGACTGGGCGTCCGACCGTGTGCTCTCGACGTTGCAGCGCCGCCAGGTGTTCGCGGTGCGCGGCGGCGTCGAGGACCTCACGGTGCTGGTGCAGGCGGCGTTGTACAACGTGCGGGGTCAGGTCGTCGCGACGTCGTACCAGACGGTCGCGTTCCCCAACCCGGATAGCCCGTCGTTCGGCCTCGCGTCACAGCACGCGTCGTCGGCCGACGCCGTCGCGTACCTGCGCGTGGGCACCACCAACACGGGAGCGATCCCGGGCGCGGAGGCGCTCCAGCCGTTCGTCCGCCAGGCCGTCGCGTCCGCGGAGGCGTCGGTGGGCGACCAGATCGAGTCGATCCGCGCCGAGACGCAGGACCGCGTCGAGGCGTGGCTGCGACGCAGCCAGCACTGGCGCATGGAGGCGTCGGCACTCATCGGCCGCGAGGCCGCGGCGGCGAGGTCCGGCATCGCGAGCCGCCAGTCCGACGTCGACGAGGAGACCCGCCTCGCGCGGGAGATGGTGCCGCACCGCACCCTGCTGCGACCCCTGCTCGTCGTCGTCCCCGTCGACCAGCCCGACACCGAGGAGAACCACTGA
- a CDS encoding AAA domain-containing protein produces the protein MTDVLDSDQPQSEAHLTDARVRLHTLVSEEWSWASSLAKIPQISEVTLTVSAPLSEARVEVALLDGDLRYGSVVVHDGPVRTPILHLGSVHVPLSATVMASIDERRTAECVVTVSVRGEVLAQKATPVDVQPRDLWNWEGDPRRTLSHLGAVQRRVRELAVLADGSAASVTRAETVRLASLLQVGARDGLSRALLATFVRPNHPEVAAVAREAVDVLGAKTGDPGFHAFQDPDPLRAARRADVTVDAVYETLRARRIAYSEPPPGWDYRSAGQRVRDHGDVARGGLGTCMDTTVLMAAVLEHVGVLPVLVLVPGHIFVGYWRRDPDQGAQDDWYPGKPVLSDAAEISSLVETGILGLIETTTFAVGKSVSARQASEIARTGPLADGRAAGAVTLIDVAAARRDGVRPLPAISTRADGVVEVLVERQGERPTVHHVPPTTDDGIPGLRQVDHHPVRFRTWKSSLFSLNARNALLNLGHGPTVQPLVLPSDALGELEDRLNQDVDFNLVHGSEVSDVDRAQEIRNALGLNAELLLRRLQDRSLYVQRISRAASSNGPVTRTKFVSELRSMARRAKEARDEKGMNPLFLCLGLIKWSHKAGAVAEAPLILVPVNLAERRSRGRFSLTLDPSSQTTPNAAVIEWLRREHDLAVPELAEPAADRAGIDVDAVLSAVGRSVAERGLPFAVAAEARLAILDLSAFRMWSDLHHHGDSYLEQPLIKHLTHTPAEPYIDPVIVGDGRVDPSALEELQTPIPADATQKLAVQWAKEGRTFVLQGPPGTGKSQTITNMVAECVQAGQKVLFVAEKGTALSVVQRRLDDIGMSPFTLNLHHEGSSSAVVRDHLKRSLSTRATPDPVAMESAQRRLKSSRYELGQYPTRLHRENPVGLSAYGAHDRLLVLGDGPVLDVPSEVVTHRPDLVDQVRDAFSRLPQLAATADVRRGHPWRLVGRAPAGAHDVTTTATATVRGILDGLAWSDTLTGPLRTALDAATTPGQLRLLVVAADPLLPHGHELDGLLQPSWPDSAHQSLGACERAVAERRAHLGGFHPDALALDLRQIWAAFESATASGPIGRAKRQTAVLEPLRAYLPGGAVVAPADARAALGALIAAQDTARWCVETLARTPGLAPGRWINVFVDGVLDGARRRFEELRSATEPLREDSPWGRTVRELAIAGVGHHLERLRAYADAWTSAFEVLGAMPADLEVWRAGASLATAARRDAPTWRGQIDHERLLPLQRWTELVGSLQPLVEAGMDTVRAQILDGSLPADEADEAFERGLARASQAERLRTEGLDRFDSEAHDRRVVAYSEAETEARRQWTTSGPAALLERRGGNGLGMRTGGLARELEKTRGRLGTRAILKRYGDAVQELTPLVLASPSSVVDLVAPGVMDFDLVIFDEASQITVPEAVGAIGRARAVVVVGDSKQMPPSRKVGTQPATDEEIEDPELEIIEDQESILSECELARVPVLRLSWHYRSQDEALIAFSNGAYYDGKLSSFPAPTLLSATTGVELVRVSGSFIRAGSSEKREFGTTEKIIAGRGTNADEALAVVEAVRELLSVANPPTIGIVTFNEQQRQLIEELLKDTSDPAITAACNESAMGPSNVLFVKALEQVQGDERDVVLFSVAFSKQANGKIPLNFGPLSNVGGERRLNVAVTRARRKNIVFCSFDPDELDADSATYKGVKDLKKFLLFARDANLRADVGAGLDRTAVRDRHRDDVAETLREAGLHVLTDVGLSDFRLDLVLARPDRPERLLLPVLLDGESWRSRRTVSDRDVLPVEVLQNLMRWPAVARIWWPMWLQNRQEVVDRILAQVDAVDLALATSEDIAEELELDIETASSALAPVRTAPEPETFTYGQVNNLFGAPPDLFDAPENLLVDFSAADTRASAPAQDIEWPGGAAGGANAGVSGSGLDLARPTSSNDKVSIFVPAHCEVVGSREVLDALPDRGAAAAVRAQVMDVITVEGPVAVDRLVRVVGRRFGLTTVRASRAADIARLVPRAQIRRGADAAFAWPQHIDPGTWTGYRIPDPDGTRRFDEIAPEEIANAMRAVVDAEPELDDEGVLRRTAAVFGLSRLGAGARARLEAVHDRNRAR, from the coding sequence GTGACGGACGTGCTGGACAGCGACCAACCCCAGTCCGAGGCCCACCTGACGGACGCGAGGGTGCGTCTGCACACCCTGGTGAGCGAGGAGTGGTCGTGGGCGTCGTCGCTCGCCAAGATCCCGCAGATCAGCGAGGTCACGCTCACCGTCTCCGCTCCGCTGAGCGAGGCACGCGTCGAGGTCGCACTTCTCGACGGAGATCTGCGGTACGGCTCGGTCGTCGTGCACGACGGACCGGTCCGCACCCCGATCTTGCACCTCGGCAGCGTCCACGTACCGCTCTCCGCCACGGTCATGGCGTCGATCGACGAGCGCCGGACGGCCGAGTGCGTCGTGACCGTGTCCGTGCGTGGCGAGGTCCTCGCGCAGAAGGCGACCCCTGTGGACGTGCAGCCCCGCGACCTCTGGAACTGGGAGGGCGACCCACGTCGAACGCTGTCCCATCTGGGCGCCGTCCAGCGTCGGGTACGAGAGCTCGCGGTCCTGGCCGACGGGTCCGCGGCGTCCGTGACTCGTGCCGAGACGGTTCGTCTGGCGAGCCTCTTGCAGGTCGGGGCTCGGGACGGTCTTTCCCGCGCACTTCTCGCCACTTTCGTCCGGCCCAACCATCCGGAGGTTGCCGCCGTCGCGCGAGAGGCGGTGGACGTGCTCGGGGCCAAGACGGGAGACCCGGGATTCCACGCATTCCAAGACCCAGATCCCCTCCGTGCCGCACGGCGTGCCGACGTCACGGTCGACGCGGTCTACGAGACGCTGAGGGCGCGCAGGATCGCCTACTCGGAGCCCCCGCCCGGGTGGGACTACAGGTCCGCAGGACAACGTGTGCGGGACCACGGCGACGTCGCGCGCGGGGGACTCGGTACCTGCATGGACACGACCGTCCTCATGGCGGCCGTGCTCGAGCACGTCGGCGTCCTGCCCGTTCTCGTGCTCGTCCCCGGCCACATCTTCGTCGGCTACTGGCGCCGGGACCCCGATCAGGGCGCGCAGGACGACTGGTACCCCGGCAAGCCCGTCCTTTCCGATGCCGCGGAGATCAGCAGCCTTGTCGAGACGGGGATCCTCGGCCTCATCGAGACGACGACCTTCGCCGTCGGCAAGTCCGTGTCCGCTCGGCAAGCGTCGGAGATCGCACGAACCGGCCCCCTCGCGGACGGTCGTGCAGCGGGCGCGGTCACTCTCATCGACGTGGCCGCAGCTCGGAGAGACGGAGTGCGCCCGCTCCCCGCGATCAGCACGCGGGCGGACGGTGTCGTGGAGGTGCTCGTGGAGCGCCAGGGCGAGCGCCCCACGGTTCACCACGTGCCGCCCACGACGGACGACGGGATCCCGGGCCTACGGCAGGTCGACCACCACCCCGTGCGCTTTCGCACGTGGAAGTCGTCGCTGTTCAGCCTCAACGCACGGAACGCGCTGCTGAACCTCGGTCACGGACCCACCGTGCAGCCGCTCGTCCTTCCCAGCGACGCGCTCGGCGAGCTGGAAGACCGGCTCAACCAGGACGTCGACTTCAACCTCGTGCACGGGAGCGAGGTGTCCGACGTCGACCGGGCGCAGGAGATCCGGAACGCTCTCGGGCTGAACGCCGAACTGCTCCTGCGTCGACTCCAGGACCGCTCGCTCTACGTCCAGCGGATCAGCCGCGCAGCGTCGTCCAACGGGCCCGTCACGAGGACCAAGTTCGTCTCCGAGCTGCGGAGCATGGCTCGCCGTGCCAAGGAAGCTCGCGACGAGAAGGGGATGAACCCCCTCTTCTTGTGCCTCGGTCTGATCAAGTGGTCGCACAAGGCCGGTGCCGTGGCCGAGGCGCCGCTGATCCTCGTCCCGGTGAATCTCGCCGAACGCCGGTCGCGCGGTCGCTTCTCCCTGACGTTGGACCCGTCGTCGCAGACCACTCCCAACGCCGCCGTGATCGAGTGGCTGCGGCGCGAGCACGACCTGGCCGTTCCTGAGCTCGCCGAACCAGCCGCGGATCGGGCCGGCATCGACGTCGATGCGGTCCTCTCGGCCGTCGGGAGATCCGTGGCCGAGCGCGGACTGCCCTTCGCGGTCGCCGCAGAGGCTCGCCTCGCCATCCTGGACCTGTCCGCGTTCCGCATGTGGAGCGATCTCCACCACCACGGCGACTCCTACCTCGAGCAGCCGTTGATCAAGCACCTGACGCACACGCCGGCAGAGCCCTACATCGACCCCGTGATCGTGGGTGACGGTCGCGTGGACCCGTCCGCGCTGGAAGAGCTCCAGACCCCGATCCCTGCGGACGCGACGCAGAAGCTCGCCGTCCAGTGGGCGAAGGAGGGGCGCACGTTCGTCCTCCAGGGGCCGCCCGGCACGGGCAAGTCCCAGACCATCACGAACATGGTTGCTGAGTGCGTCCAGGCCGGGCAGAAGGTGCTGTTCGTGGCCGAGAAGGGGACTGCGCTCTCCGTGGTGCAGCGCCGGCTCGACGACATCGGGATGTCGCCGTTCACGCTCAACCTCCACCACGAGGGGTCCAGCTCAGCCGTCGTACGAGACCACCTGAAGCGGTCCCTGAGCACGCGTGCGACCCCGGATCCCGTGGCGATGGAGAGCGCCCAGCGGCGACTCAAGAGCTCGCGTTACGAGCTCGGTCAGTACCCGACCCGGCTGCACCGGGAGAACCCCGTCGGCCTGTCGGCCTACGGTGCGCACGACAGGTTGCTCGTCCTCGGCGACGGTCCGGTCCTCGACGTGCCGTCCGAGGTCGTCACTCACCGTCCGGACCTGGTGGACCAGGTGAGGGACGCGTTCTCCCGACTGCCTCAGCTCGCCGCCACGGCAGATGTGCGCCGGGGTCACCCGTGGCGTTTGGTGGGTCGCGCTCCGGCCGGGGCGCATGACGTGACGACCACTGCGACAGCGACCGTGCGAGGGATCCTCGACGGTCTGGCGTGGAGCGACACGCTCACCGGACCGCTGCGCACCGCTCTGGACGCGGCGACCACCCCAGGGCAGCTACGGCTCCTGGTGGTCGCTGCCGACCCTCTCCTTCCCCACGGACACGAGCTCGACGGGTTGCTTCAACCCAGCTGGCCCGACAGCGCCCACCAGAGCCTCGGAGCCTGCGAACGAGCTGTCGCCGAGCGACGAGCACATCTCGGCGGGTTCCACCCGGACGCACTCGCGCTGGACCTCCGGCAGATCTGGGCCGCCTTCGAGTCCGCGACGGCGTCAGGGCCCATCGGTCGGGCGAAGCGGCAGACGGCCGTGCTCGAACCTCTCCGGGCCTACCTGCCGGGCGGGGCGGTGGTCGCTCCCGCGGACGCCCGCGCCGCGCTGGGCGCACTGATCGCCGCGCAGGACACCGCGCGCTGGTGCGTGGAGACACTGGCACGGACGCCGGGGCTCGCGCCGGGTCGGTGGATCAACGTGTTCGTCGATGGGGTGCTCGATGGCGCGCGACGTCGGTTCGAGGAGCTCCGCAGCGCGACGGAACCGCTCCGTGAAGACTCCCCGTGGGGACGAACGGTCCGTGAGCTTGCCATCGCCGGGGTCGGCCATCACCTGGAGCGTCTGCGGGCGTACGCGGACGCGTGGACGAGCGCGTTCGAGGTCCTGGGTGCGATGCCCGCTGACCTCGAGGTATGGCGCGCCGGGGCCAGCCTCGCGACTGCCGCTCGGCGCGACGCCCCCACCTGGCGCGGCCAGATCGACCATGAGCGGCTCCTCCCGCTCCAGCGATGGACCGAGCTCGTCGGCTCCCTCCAGCCGCTCGTGGAAGCAGGGATGGACACCGTCCGTGCTCAGATCCTCGACGGGAGCCTCCCGGCGGACGAGGCGGACGAGGCATTCGAGCGTGGGCTCGCTCGAGCTTCGCAGGCCGAGCGCCTGCGCACCGAAGGGCTCGACCGCTTCGACTCGGAGGCGCACGACCGGCGTGTCGTCGCCTACTCGGAGGCGGAGACCGAGGCTAGGCGGCAATGGACCACGAGCGGGCCCGCGGCGCTCCTCGAACGACGCGGCGGAAACGGTCTCGGGATGCGCACTGGCGGGCTCGCGCGTGAGCTGGAGAAGACGCGCGGTCGGCTGGGTACGCGCGCGATCCTCAAGCGCTACGGCGACGCCGTCCAAGAACTGACACCGCTCGTGCTGGCCAGCCCGTCGTCCGTGGTCGACCTGGTCGCGCCGGGCGTCATGGACTTCGACCTGGTGATCTTCGACGAGGCGTCGCAGATCACCGTCCCCGAGGCCGTGGGGGCGATCGGACGCGCCCGCGCCGTCGTCGTGGTGGGGGACAGCAAGCAGATGCCCCCGAGCAGGAAGGTGGGTACTCAGCCCGCGACGGACGAGGAGATCGAGGACCCCGAGCTCGAGATCATCGAGGACCAGGAGTCGATCCTCAGCGAGTGCGAGCTTGCGCGCGTGCCGGTGCTGCGGCTCTCCTGGCACTATCGCAGCCAGGACGAGGCGCTCATCGCGTTCAGCAATGGGGCGTACTACGACGGCAAGCTCAGCAGCTTTCCTGCACCGACGCTGCTCTCCGCGACGACCGGGGTCGAGCTCGTCCGGGTGTCGGGGTCGTTCATCCGGGCCGGGAGCAGCGAGAAGCGCGAGTTCGGAACCACCGAGAAGATCATCGCTGGTAGAGGAACCAACGCCGACGAGGCGCTCGCCGTCGTCGAGGCCGTCCGAGAACTTCTCTCCGTCGCGAACCCGCCGACGATCGGCATCGTGACCTTCAACGAGCAGCAGCGCCAGCTCATCGAGGAACTGCTCAAGGACACGAGTGACCCGGCGATCACCGCGGCGTGCAACGAGTCGGCGATGGGCCCGTCGAACGTGCTGTTCGTCAAGGCGCTGGAGCAGGTCCAGGGAGACGAGCGCGACGTCGTGCTGTTCTCGGTCGCGTTCTCGAAGCAGGCGAACGGCAAGATTCCGTTGAACTTTGGTCCGCTGTCGAACGTCGGCGGCGAGAGGCGGCTCAACGTCGCCGTCACGCGGGCTCGGCGCAAGAACATCGTGTTCTGCAGCTTCGACCCCGATGAGCTCGACGCAGACAGCGCCACGTACAAGGGCGTCAAGGACCTCAAGAAGTTCCTGCTGTTCGCCCGGGACGCGAACCTCCGTGCCGACGTCGGCGCCGGACTCGACCGCACTGCAGTGCGCGACCGGCACCGCGACGACGTCGCCGAAACCCTCCGGGAGGCTGGGCTCCACGTTCTCACCGACGTCGGGCTCTCCGACTTCCGCCTGGACCTCGTCCTCGCCCGGCCTGACCGTCCGGAGCGGCTACTGCTGCCCGTGCTGCTCGACGGGGAGAGCTGGAGATCACGCAGAACGGTCTCCGACCGGGACGTCCTCCCCGTCGAGGTGCTGCAGAACCTCATGCGCTGGCCCGCAGTGGCTCGGATCTGGTGGCCGATGTGGCTGCAGAACCGCCAGGAGGTCGTCGACCGGATCCTCGCTCAGGTCGACGCGGTGGACCTCGCGCTTGCCACGAGCGAGGACATCGCCGAGGAACTGGAGCTCGACATCGAGACGGCGTCTTCCGCCCTGGCGCCTGTGCGCACAGCACCCGAGCCGGAGACGTTCACCTACGGTCAGGTGAACAACCTGTTCGGTGCGCCGCCCGACCTCTTTGACGCACCTGAAAACCTGCTTGTTGACTTCTCGGCCGCCGACACGAGGGCGAGCGCACCGGCGCAGGACATCGAGTGGCCTGGCGGGGCCGCTGGTGGCGCGAACGCGGGCGTGTCAGGGAGCGGGCTGGACCTCGCCCGTCCGACCTCG